The Verrucomicrobiia bacterium nucleotide sequence GAGACTCCTTGCCATCCACCGTGCGCTCTCGCTCGTGTTGGAGAAAGCTCATCAGGTGCCGCAGTTCGACAGCATCCCAGCTTTTGAGCCCCTGGACGCTTGCCCAAACGAGGAACTTGTTCAGAAGCGCGGCATAGGTTCTCTGCGTATGCTCGGCCTTGCCGCGCTCGTGCCGGAGATGCTGGAGAAAATCTTCGACCAGATTCTGCATAAAGCCCCAGCCCTTTATGCGGTGATCGCAGCGCTAGTGCGAGCTCATTTCGCCGAGGCCGTCACCGGCTTGGCTGGCTCAGAGACCTGGGCTGAGAGCGGGATCACCTGTGACTGCAACCCCATCTTGGCACAGAGGAAATAGAGAATGGCCCCGACGACAAACGCCAGCACGGGAGCCGCCGGGACATCGGGGAATGTCTCGGGTTTCCAGTCGTGGAGGTTTGGCAGGATTCCAACCAGGAAACCCAGCGCCCAGGAAATCCATCCCGCCGGGTTGAATCCGGCGCGCGGGCCCGTCCATTTCCCTTTTGAGAGTAAATAATCGACCAGCATGGCGCCGCAGATCGGGCCGAAAGAGGCGCCGATAATGACAAACACGGGGATGACCTCACCGGCCTTGCCCGTGACAGCCAGGATGATGCTGACGGCTGCCCCGATACCTACCGAGAGAAATGGATTCACCTGCGGCAATGTCGTCTTGAAGCTGTTAGCAGCGATAAACGACGAGAAACAGGCCGGCGGAAACGCGGCCAACGCCAATAGGAACATGACCCACCTGGCCACATCCTTCCCCAAAACCACAGGGATTAAGTTAAACGAATCGAGGATAAAGCCCTTTTGCTCTGTGCCGGCTGCGATAGCTTTGGCACTCAGGTCCGGCGAGCCATAGACACCCGCCACCACCAGGATTGAAAGTCCGGCAGTCACCAGGATAGCCAAAGCTATGCCGAACAACCCGCCCATGCTCACGTCGCTTTTGTCGCGGCTGTTGGTGCCAAAATCCACGCCTGCGGCGCCGGCAGTGGCGAAGAACCCGACGACATAAGTTAGAATGGCCGCAATGACACCACCTGCCGCGAGCGGAGCAGGGGCAGTCAGGGCGAACGTTTTCTGGGCATCGATCAGCTTGCTGGGATCAAAGCTGCCTACGCTTCCTGCGGTCTTGGCAAAGAGCCACAGCAACGTCAGCAACGGAATTAGCGGCAGGTAGGTCGCCACTTTGGCCACGTACTGGATTCCTTTCAGACCCACGAACGCAGCCAGAATGCCCCAAATCACCATGAGGACCTTGGCGCTAACTGGAAGCACCGCGCTCAGCGCCATTGACGAGAAGTAAATATTCACCCCCAACCAGCCGAATTGCAATACACCCATGAGAAAACCTGGCATGATGAAACCGCCTTGGGCACCAAAGGTCGAGGTTCCCACGATGTAGAGCGGCAGGCCCGTCTTCATTCCAAACAAACCGGGCACGAGATAGAAGAGAAAATGGCAGATAACGGCTGAGAGGAGCAAGCCCAGCAGAGCCACTCCCACACCTTGAGCAAGTGTGCCACCCAGAAAGCCTGCCTGGGTCGTGGTTGCCCCTTGCCAGAAGACAAACCAAAGGAAAATCCCGGCATACGTCGGGGCGGTATTCTTGTACCAGGGCGCCCGATTACCGGGCGGATTGGGTTTGGCGCTGGTGATGTAGGCTGGAAGCGGGCCAGCCGTGGGTGTCGTTTGATCGTTCATACGTGGGTTATTGCTACTGTCATTAAACCAAACAGGCGGGGGTCCAGCATTCGGCTTTGGCCTGACGACGCAGCCAACGGGTTTTGGCGGTCATCGTGCTGACGTTTGGTCAAGCTGCCTGTTGCCAGTGAGGTGCCAAGCATTGGCCGGAGGATACTCCGGCAGGATGGGCTGCTGTCAACGGCAAAGTTCCTGGCATCCGGAATCTTGTCTGGAGGTCGATTCGCTTGGCTCTCCGCGTTAGGGACGGGTGCCCGGCCGCCAAGGAGGTGGGGATGGGGAATCCCGCTGAAGAAAACGACCGGACACCCAACCAAGCCAAGAGTAACAAAAGAGGACCCCTGGATGTCAAGCCTAAGTGAAAGGTAAAAGCAACAAGCCGCCGCTGCTGAATGCAGGAGACGACGTAAGGAGTCTGATCAGCAATTTCCAGAAAGCAAACGCGGCCAGCGCACACTCTTGATTAGAGACTCCTTACGTCGTCTCCTGCAAAGGTTTGGCACTGCTCTGACCCAGGCCATCAAGGCAGACTGGACAGCAGGCACCGCGCTGTTCGATTGGCGTCTTGATTGAGCCGCTGCCATTCATCGGAAAGCGGTTCCAGCATCAGGGAGGGCGCGTTTTGGGCCATTTGCCCGCCGGCATCCCAGGCCTCTGTCATCGGCTGCAGGGTCGCTGCAGCCCGGGGCGCAGCAGGATGAATCAGCCAAAACCCGGCCAGCAACACCGCCAGTGTCCCGGCCAATGCCATCGACGAGGTCCATGCGATGGATTTGAGTTCCGGCGGTTGTGCGCGAGCGGCAGCGCCCACGGCCCGCATAATAGAAGCATGCAGCGATGGCGCAGCATCCAGCCGTGGCCGTGCCATTTCGAGGGCGCGGCCCAGTCTTGATGCGCTTTGCACAAAATCGCGCAGGTCGGGGCTGCGGGCGATTTGCTCTTGGAGAGAAGGCGGCAACGGTTTGCCGGAATCCAAAGCATTCGAGATTTTGAATTTTGCCAGGAATCGTTTCATGGGCTAAGGCTTTAAATCCGTTCTAAAGTTCGCAGAAGAACAGAGCCAAAGCGGCCCTGATTCGCTATCGCGACCGCAAACGCCGGGGCGCTGTCCAACGCCGTCCAGTTGTGGGCAGGGATTGGGCCGGGGACCGGCGGGTTGTGAGGCCCAGTACGTATCAAGCAGGGTCCGAATATCCCCTTGGCGCGACAGGCCCTGGCGCGCGCGAAACAGGAGCACTTTCACATGCGTGCGGGTCTTTCGAAGAACTTGCGCAATTTCCGCGATGCTCAAATCTGCCGCGTATCTCAACCAAAGAGCCTGGAATTGCGCCGTGGACAGTCCGCGCCGGGCCAGGTCCCACAACGCTTCAACCTCCTCGCGGCGAGCCATCAATTCGGCGGGGTCCTTTAAGTCCGCCAACTCGGGCAGCGATTCATCGGCACTCGGCCAGGCAGCGCGATGGTGGTCGATGGATTTGCGCCGGGCGATTGTGAAGAGCCACGCGGCAAAGGAGCGGCGGTCGTCATATCGGGCAATGGCCTGGAAGGCCTTCAGGAAGGTATCCTGAGTGATCTCGCGGGCCGCCATGGCATCGCCGCACAAACGGCTGACAAAAGCAAAAACCCGGTTCTCGTACCGCAAGACCAGCTCCTCAAAAGCCTCCAGTGAGCCCGACCGGGTTTGGCGAGCAAGGTCCTGGTCGGATAGCGAATCAGGGGCGGGGTCCATCGCAGTTCACATTACATGACTTTGGCTGCTGGTCATCGAGTTTATTTTTGCTCGTTCTCTCGGGCTTTCTTCTTAGCCGCCTTTCGCTCGGCATCAGCCTTAATGATTTCGACAGTATCGGCCGCTGGCAGCCTCAGATGCAGGATGACACGGTTGCCCTCCTGTTTGAGCGAGAGGGCGTTGGCGAGTTTGGCCGATTCAGGCTTATTTTGCTGCAATTTCAACAACGCGATGAGGCCCTGGCCGATAGCTTCCATCTGGCCGGCGACTTGCTCGTTATTGGCTTCGAGGCTGAGCATCCCATTGACCTGGCCCTGGTTTTGCCCGAGCTGCAGCACGACTACCTTGGAAAGCTTGAGAACGGCTGCGCTCGGGTCCGCATTGGCGAAGTCCAGCTTGCGGGCGCCCGCTTCGAGAAAACTGTCATCATCGGCGGCCCCCAATTGGGCAAAGGCAGTTCTGGCCGACATATTGGCAGTTCGTCCATCAAGAACATCCAGCGCTTTGGCAACAGACTCCTCTCGGCGGCCAAAGACAATCCGGCGCCCCTGGAGCGAGGCGTAAATACGAGGCTCTCCGCCCTCCTTCTTTTCCTTGTTCTCATCAATCCAGTTGTAAATGACGTGGCGCTTGTAGGTCGTGCTCTCAGACTGCTTAGCCGCCTTGGCCAGGGTCGTCAGCCGTTCGGCGTCGAAATCTGCATAGACGAGCAGGATTCCATCTGCCGGCTCACCGCTGGACGAGTAAAGTGTCAGCCCGTGCAATTGGGTGCGCAGATCGAAGCTGAAAATCGATTGGAATGCGGCCAATTTAGCCTGTGCATCCGGCTGTTCCACTTGGGAAAGGATGAACTGGCCGATGGCTGTGGGCCTGAGCCGATCGCAATCGGCATGAACCACCCAGGCAGGGTCTGCGGCAACGTCCTTGAGTTGAAATGGGCTGCCCGAAGCAGCCAAGCACCCAAGTGCAGCCGACCCGGCGAAAAGGACCCAAACGGCTTTCGAAAAGGCACTCGCTCGGGCCATCCTGTTTCCTGGTATCAAAGGAATCATTCTCATGGCTGTATGTTTTCCGCTATGCGACACGACCGTGTTGTGTTCAGTCACTTCAACAAGAGATACGCAGAACGGCGCGAAAAGGTTACAATTCAGCGCAAATCAGCCCGCGCACTGCCACAACAGCAATAAGGAAGCTCTGGGCCACCGTAACGGCTGCCGCGGCGCCGAGATGCTGTTTGAGGTCAGCGGTGACGAATAGCGTCTGGAACAGCATCCATACCAACAGCGGATGATAATC carries:
- a CDS encoding cytosine permease codes for the protein MNDQTTPTAGPLPAYITSAKPNPPGNRAPWYKNTAPTYAGIFLWFVFWQGATTTQAGFLGGTLAQGVGVALLGLLLSAVICHFLFYLVPGLFGMKTGLPLYIVGTSTFGAQGGFIMPGFLMGVLQFGWLGVNIYFSSMALSAVLPVSAKVLMVIWGILAAFVGLKGIQYVAKVATYLPLIPLLTLLWLFAKTAGSVGSFDPSKLIDAQKTFALTAPAPLAAGGVIAAILTYVVGFFATAGAAGVDFGTNSRDKSDVSMGGLFGIALAILVTAGLSILVVAGVYGSPDLSAKAIAAGTEQKGFILDSFNLIPVVLGKDVARWVMFLLALAAFPPACFSSFIAANSFKTTLPQVNPFLSVGIGAAVSIILAVTGKAGEVIPVFVIIGASFGPICGAMLVDYLLSKGKWTGPRAGFNPAGWISWALGFLVGILPNLHDWKPETFPDVPAAPVLAFVVGAILYFLCAKMGLQSQVIPLSAQVSEPAKPVTASAK
- a CDS encoding sigma-70 family RNA polymerase sigma factor; translated protein: MDPAPDSLSDQDLARQTRSGSLEAFEELVLRYENRVFAFVSRLCGDAMAAREITQDTFLKAFQAIARYDDRRSFAAWLFTIARRKSIDHHRAAWPSADESLPELADLKDPAELMARREEVEALWDLARRGLSTAQFQALWLRYAADLSIAEIAQVLRKTRTHVKVLLFRARQGLSRQGDIRTLLDTYWASQPAGPRPNPCPQLDGVGQRPGVCGRDSESGPLWLCSSANFRTDLKP